The Silvanigrella paludirubra genome contains a region encoding:
- a CDS encoding adenosine kinase codes for MIQNSFFSLEQMRHSLDVVSIENALIDLLVRANDADLKTFGMTKGVMQLVDEETQKKVLQNLGNVKPEVELGGSASNAIRGMAILGLKTSYSSCVGNDEYGKAFASRMAELGIINRLSIIDDVHSGTCLVVVTPDGERTLNTYLGACRSYKSSFVPFEDIAKSKILFTTGYMLDTQNQIDALHAAIDYALLNDVKVAFDVADPFVIKRHGQKTIRTLLEKTHLVFLNAEEARILMELEPEAAALELCKTIQIAVVKDGEKGAYIAHDENVIFIPAKKVEVADTTGAGDMFAGGFMFGLCSGLTLQQSGQIATLLASDTVSYMGVRLSSNIRSQVEAILR; via the coding sequence ATGATTCAAAATTCTTTTTTCTCATTAGAACAAATGAGACATTCCCTTGACGTTGTTTCCATTGAAAATGCATTAATTGATCTTCTTGTGCGTGCAAATGATGCTGATTTAAAAACGTTTGGCATGACAAAAGGAGTCATGCAACTTGTCGACGAAGAAACTCAAAAAAAAGTTTTGCAAAATTTAGGTAATGTAAAACCTGAAGTTGAATTGGGTGGCAGCGCTTCTAATGCCATTCGTGGTATGGCTATTTTAGGATTAAAAACAAGTTATAGTAGCTGTGTTGGTAATGATGAATATGGAAAAGCATTTGCAAGTCGTATGGCTGAACTTGGGATTATAAATCGTTTATCAATTATAGATGATGTTCATTCTGGAACTTGTTTAGTTGTTGTTACCCCAGATGGAGAAAGAACTTTAAATACTTATTTAGGAGCATGTCGTAGCTATAAATCAAGCTTTGTTCCGTTTGAAGATATTGCAAAATCAAAAATATTATTTACAACAGGGTATATGTTAGACACTCAAAATCAGATCGATGCTCTTCATGCAGCCATTGATTATGCTTTATTAAATGATGTTAAAGTTGCTTTTGATGTCGCAGATCCTTTTGTCATAAAAAGACACGGGCAAAAAACAATTCGTACCCTTTTAGAAAAAACCCACTTAGTCTTTTTAAATGCAGAAGAAGCAAGAATTTTAATGGAATTAGAACCTGAAGCTGCCGCTTTGGAACTATGTAAAACAATTCAAATAGCTGTTGTAAAAGATGGTGAAAAAGGGGCATATATTGCCCATGATGAAAATGTAATCTTTATTCCTGCAAAAAAAGTTGAAGTTGCCGATACAACAGGAGCGGGTGATATGTTTGCAGGTGGGTTTATGTTTGGTCTATGTAGTGGCCTAACCCTTCAACAATCTGGGCAAATTGCAACACTTTTGGCTTCAGATACCGTTTCGTATATGGGAGTGCGCCTATCTTCAAACATTCGCTCGCAAGTGGAAGCTATTCTTAGATAA
- a CDS encoding L,D-transpeptidase family protein: MKLKFCIIKNIKFILTAALLLGLTKSALSEVYLDKPLNLNKPLNVNLSNDNKVVALNEVPSAFISLGAYLPTHAIVVEKNLHKLSVFKILANGSYVIVKSYLAITGKEQGDKKFRGDNRTPEGIYFIVGQKEGSHLVQKWGNQAKKYGPRAFVLDYPNIFDKRQRKTGSGIWIHGVDSDDRMQRPFDTEGCVALKNEDVLDITQYVSEYQTPVVIVDEMQVVSHDSLLKERSKVNDMIQSWRKSWEDSEFEKYLSYYSENFQSLGKNKEGWYELKQKLSKLRKGEIKVEISQPKILSFRNQLLVEFLQKYSSPDKEDFGRKYLYLRKEGNEYKIIAEKWYATPKGKSELAVINDTSKKRND; the protein is encoded by the coding sequence GTGAAGTTAAAATTCTGTATTATCAAAAATATAAAATTTATTTTAACAGCTGCACTTCTTTTGGGATTGACAAAATCAGCATTATCAGAGGTTTATCTTGATAAGCCTTTAAATTTAAATAAACCTCTTAACGTAAACCTTTCAAATGATAATAAAGTTGTAGCCTTAAATGAAGTTCCTTCTGCTTTCATAAGTTTAGGGGCTTATTTGCCTACTCATGCCATCGTTGTAGAAAAAAATCTCCATAAATTAAGCGTATTTAAAATTCTTGCAAACGGAAGTTATGTGATTGTGAAATCTTATTTAGCAATTACAGGAAAAGAGCAGGGCGATAAAAAATTTAGAGGTGACAATCGTACACCTGAAGGCATCTATTTTATCGTTGGTCAAAAAGAAGGTTCTCATTTAGTTCAAAAATGGGGAAATCAGGCTAAAAAATATGGTCCAAGAGCCTTTGTTCTAGATTACCCTAATATTTTCGATAAAAGACAACGTAAGACAGGATCAGGAATTTGGATTCATGGTGTGGATAGTGATGATAGAATGCAACGTCCATTCGATACAGAAGGATGTGTTGCTTTAAAAAATGAAGACGTCTTAGACATAACTCAATATGTTTCCGAATACCAAACACCAGTGGTAATTGTTGATGAAATGCAAGTTGTTTCACATGATTCCTTATTAAAAGAGAGAAGTAAGGTAAATGATATGATTCAATCTTGGAGAAAAAGTTGGGAAGATTCTGAGTTTGAAAAATACTTAAGCTATTATTCAGAAAATTTTCAATCTTTAGGCAAAAATAAAGAAGGTTGGTATGAATTAAAACAAAAGCTTTCAAAATTGCGTAAAGGTGAAATTAAAGTAGAAATAAGTCAACCTAAAATCCTTTCTTTTAGAAATCAATTACTCGTTGAATTTTTGCAAAAGTATTCCTCTCCAGATAAAGAAGATTTTGGTAGAAAATATCTTTATTTGCGTAAAGAAGGAAATGAATATAAAATTATTGCTGAAAAATGGTATGCTACACCAAAAGGCAAATCTGAGCTTGCCGTGATTAATGATACAAGTAAAAAAAGAAACGACTAG
- a CDS encoding beta-ketoacyl synthase N-terminal-like domain-containing protein: MTINSSSPSKRRKVFLYAASVVAPGASNLDEFLSVVEKGESSLSLKKSLSSVFLAGIPKFDFSKYKNWLEERHGPKRYTLLNEKSGDLVKYSMGSLIDAINSRPGLERAIKLLDPRLTIQYANGLADLPVICKAARETDAGFFQWNSFWADPVRNEKCKAHLNGESIDNKAPINPNTFPVDSFERYESLKVWNAYWIDQSDLYQKYLTELKEIEVLPVVGVDIDAAKLALIRSKTKARKLLLDKYHAPTPPWESTSPNLLWNVPNVSAAQASMVLNLHGTSTGFAGACASFGTMIDNALLEIQSGRTDLAIIGATDANPSNELISAFYNGRLAVLGESHGVPFCDLRGTHISGGACTWIIAAEDAMKKFEIEPLSVEILGAGVSSDAEHIITPSKEGPKLAIRRAFENADISPSKINLWDMHATGTPGDWNEFNLIEEFAPKSAYISARKGIFGHGMSVGGGWELTAQLLGTKKTDKNTYQLLPSGINPANVNPKISSLNRNLLLDKVVEIPAPEDGLICGKLSMGLGGTTSCVIARVK; encoded by the coding sequence ATGACTATAAATTCAAGTTCTCCTTCTAAGCGTAGGAAAGTTTTTCTTTATGCTGCATCAGTAGTCGCTCCTGGCGCTTCAAATTTGGATGAATTTCTTTCTGTTGTTGAAAAAGGAGAATCCTCCTTATCTTTGAAAAAATCTCTTTCAAGTGTATTTTTAGCTGGAATTCCTAAATTTGATTTTTCTAAATATAAAAATTGGCTTGAAGAGCGTCATGGCCCCAAAAGGTACACTCTATTAAACGAAAAAAGTGGTGATCTTGTAAAGTATTCAATGGGGAGTTTAATTGATGCCATTAACTCAAGGCCTGGCTTAGAGAGAGCGATTAAACTTCTAGATCCGCGTCTTACAATTCAATATGCAAATGGTCTTGCCGATTTGCCTGTAATTTGCAAAGCAGCAAGAGAAACCGATGCTGGATTTTTTCAATGGAATTCATTCTGGGCAGATCCCGTTCGGAATGAAAAATGCAAAGCCCATTTAAATGGCGAATCCATAGATAATAAAGCACCTATCAATCCAAATACCTTTCCGGTAGATTCTTTTGAAAGATATGAGTCTTTAAAAGTTTGGAATGCTTATTGGATAGATCAATCTGACTTATATCAGAAATATTTAACAGAATTAAAAGAAATTGAAGTTCTTCCTGTTGTTGGCGTTGATATCGATGCCGCAAAATTGGCTTTAATTCGATCCAAAACAAAAGCTCGTAAATTACTTTTAGATAAATACCATGCCCCTACGCCTCCTTGGGAAAGTACATCTCCAAATTTATTGTGGAATGTTCCTAACGTTTCAGCAGCCCAAGCATCTATGGTATTAAATTTACATGGGACTTCGACAGGTTTTGCAGGAGCATGTGCTTCTTTTGGAACCATGATTGACAATGCTTTACTAGAAATTCAATCTGGAAGAACGGATCTCGCCATTATTGGTGCTACCGATGCCAATCCTTCTAATGAATTAATTTCTGCTTTCTATAATGGACGTTTGGCTGTTTTAGGAGAATCTCACGGAGTTCCCTTTTGCGATTTGAGAGGCACTCATATTTCTGGTGGGGCATGTACTTGGATTATTGCAGCTGAAGACGCTATGAAAAAATTTGAGATTGAACCTCTTTCCGTTGAAATTTTAGGAGCGGGAGTTAGTAGTGATGCTGAACATATCATTACACCTTCAAAAGAAGGTCCAAAGCTTGCTATCCGTAGAGCATTTGAAAATGCAGATATCAGTCCTTCTAAAATTAATCTCTGGGATATGCATGCTACAGGAACTCCTGGAGATTGGAATGAATTTAATTTAATAGAAGAATTTGCTCCAAAATCTGCCTATATTTCGGCGCGTAAAGGAATATTTGGTCACGGCATGTCTGTTGGCGGTGGTTGGGAACTAACAGCTCAACTTTTAGGAACAAAAAAGACAGATAAAAACACTTATCAATTGTTACCTTCTGGAATCAATCCAGCAAATGTGAATCCTAAAATTTCATCTTTAAATCGAAATTTATTATTAGATAAGGTTGTTGAAATTCCTGCACCGGAAGATGGATTAATTTGTGGTAAATTAAGTATGGGGTTAGGTGGAACAACAAGTTGTGTTATTGCAAGAGTTAAGTAA
- a CDS encoding sensor histidine kinase, translating to MDFKFFFDHSKDALFLIDRSGKINSSNLVSQKHHLTEGKDLFSLLVPSERDKVTEIVHNLIDKNSNETVLIELSCFPEMLSRSRWKITFIPELNQTAFCCEELSQYSPEDFLLHTGLMKIIFDNDPNLIAIINRVGQYLFANKAIYEFANIQTPHNIEVLNRMLEDKELWLPGSEETSEASELKISEIELTTDPAGNATWFENIKVPIKMTFGEEVTLIISKNVTNWKMSEKRLVDHQQALFHSNRLSYLGEMAGQIAHEINNPLTIILGNSQIMKKSIKGEVSEENEMLLKSIQKIEFMVERITKLIKMMRTLSKQNNILPQSKSKVFDLVSSVISTLNDKFNAYEIEISTNTNNLERTEILCYPTELSQVILNILLNSIDAIILSKRTEARKISVNLEQKKNEILIKITNNGDEISKDIADRVFEPFFTTKPVGHGTGLGLSISKRIIEQHQGNISFESSIEKTTFIITLPISD from the coding sequence ATGGATTTTAAGTTTTTCTTCGATCATTCTAAAGACGCTTTATTTTTAATTGATAGATCTGGCAAAATAAATTCTTCTAATCTCGTTTCACAAAAACATCATTTGACTGAAGGAAAAGATTTATTTTCACTTTTAGTTCCAAGTGAACGAGATAAAGTAACAGAAATAGTTCATAATTTAATAGATAAAAATTCAAATGAAACTGTGTTAATAGAATTATCTTGTTTCCCAGAAATGCTCTCAAGGTCTCGCTGGAAAATAACATTTATTCCTGAATTAAATCAAACTGCATTTTGTTGTGAAGAATTATCTCAATATTCACCCGAAGATTTTTTATTACATACAGGATTAATGAAAATTATTTTTGATAATGATCCTAACTTAATAGCTATTATAAATAGGGTAGGACAATACTTATTTGCTAATAAAGCAATATATGAATTTGCAAATATTCAGACTCCTCATAACATAGAAGTCCTTAATCGTATGTTAGAAGATAAAGAATTATGGCTTCCCGGTAGTGAAGAAACATCTGAAGCATCCGAACTAAAAATATCTGAGATTGAATTAACAACAGATCCCGCCGGAAATGCGACATGGTTTGAAAATATTAAAGTGCCCATAAAAATGACTTTTGGTGAAGAGGTTACATTAATTATTTCTAAAAATGTAACAAATTGGAAAATGTCTGAAAAAAGACTTGTTGATCACCAACAAGCACTTTTTCATTCCAATCGGTTATCTTATTTAGGTGAAATGGCAGGGCAAATTGCTCATGAAATTAATAACCCCTTGACTATTATTCTTGGCAACTCACAAATTATGAAAAAAAGCATAAAGGGTGAAGTGAGTGAAGAAAATGAAATGTTATTAAAATCAATTCAAAAAATTGAGTTTATGGTTGAAAGAATAACAAAATTAATTAAAATGATGAGAACTTTATCAAAACAAAATAATATACTTCCTCAATCTAAATCCAAAGTTTTTGATCTTGTTAGTTCCGTCATAAGTACTTTAAATGATAAATTTAATGCATATGAAATAGAAATTTCAACAAATACAAATAATTTAGAAAGAACAGAAATTCTTTGTTATCCAACAGAATTATCCCAGGTTATTTTAAATATTTTGTTAAATTCAATTGATGCAATTATTTTAAGTAAAAGAACAGAAGCTAGAAAAATATCTGTTAACTTAGAACAGAAAAAAAATGAAATATTAATTAAAATAACAAATAATGGAGATGAAATTTCAAAAGACATTGCGGATAGAGTTTTTGAACCCTTTTTTACAACAAAGCCTGTTGGACATGGAACAGGGCTCGGTTTAAGTATTTCAAAAAGAATTATTGAACAGCATCAAGGCAATATTAGTTTTGAAAGTAGTATAGAAAAGACAACCTTTATTATAACTCTTCCTATTAGTGACTAA
- a CDS encoding M16 family metallopeptidase, which produces MHNLKSQIIHRYLPNGMEVYLHPSDFAPIVSIQVLVKAGSIDEDDKEVQEGGIAHVLEHMLFKGTKKYPNTGQIASTVEFEGGDINAYTTFDHTNYHLTAPSSFALKGAELLLDVVQNSLLDKEELERELEVIIEEIKRSRDNPNAVVSHNLFSLFYEGTRMAKPVIGDQAIVENFKREEVYHFYKKWYIPNNIIFIATGDFNNEEMWEHLLKLSEDFLPQTVPQRERPPLPINESQKQPTAKIERGAWQEARVQIATTAPTLESHDMPVWDVFASILGEADSSRLTRILRDELQLITSIDCSCYTPKYPTGLLGIGFFGMAKNAMHALKIIVQEIRRLAEVPPTREELTRVLNTLKAQRIYSRESMDGISRCAGMSLQTSQKLEFENLYMESVSKVTTEQIRLTAQKVMSQLEAGNFHISVALAKESLPEITEKDFIDSVFHAVKMTHHNEEPLEASLQKSNSPNYSKESWIALYDRKTSELNADVKQIKIQLPFGKTLKINYRLSKRLPVTSGMLLLKGGLMNEPKNKNGVSGLMASMLTRGTQRQNYRKFIEELEDNASSISAFSSRDLFGMRFDSISENSLRTAQMLLDCFFRPEFSQSEWQRTYKETIEVLIAQKDSPAARLARVSQPLLFPNHPYALSGIGSEKSLENVTKEDAQEFWSQLFHAKEFVFSVAGDFDLRSFVNLIESEFKTFFDSEYENKLLEKQFEPQFPVQNDPLVGFDELEREQAHITVSFRSYPISDSRRTALELGANILAGQGGRLFLDLRDKKSLAYTVSASQSPNVLAGVFTAYIATASHKAKEAIEGIKLHIERLATEPPTEDELKRAQRSVLGSQSIESQHHNYQASQLAMSDVYGLEFDNFLRFSERVNAVTPEMISNVLKSLLSENPPIISIVGPRETWTPKNDDPVLKWDIN; this is translated from the coding sequence ATGCACAACCTTAAAAGTCAAATTATCCATCGTTACCTTCCTAATGGAATGGAGGTTTATCTTCATCCATCGGATTTTGCTCCTATTGTTTCCATTCAAGTTTTAGTGAAAGCAGGCTCTATCGACGAAGATGATAAAGAAGTTCAAGAGGGCGGTATTGCTCACGTTTTGGAACATATGCTTTTTAAAGGTACAAAAAAATATCCGAATACAGGACAAATAGCTTCTACAGTTGAATTTGAAGGCGGTGATATCAACGCCTATACCACATTTGATCACACAAATTATCATCTAACAGCACCTTCTTCTTTTGCCTTAAAAGGAGCGGAATTATTGTTGGATGTCGTTCAAAATAGTTTATTGGACAAAGAAGAGCTTGAAAGAGAGCTCGAAGTTATTATTGAAGAAATTAAGCGTAGTCGTGACAATCCTAATGCCGTCGTATCACATAATTTGTTTTCCCTCTTTTATGAGGGCACAAGAATGGCAAAACCTGTCATAGGTGATCAAGCTATCGTTGAAAATTTTAAAAGAGAAGAAGTTTATCATTTTTATAAAAAATGGTATATTCCTAATAATATTATTTTTATTGCCACTGGTGATTTTAATAACGAAGAAATGTGGGAACATCTTTTAAAACTTTCAGAAGATTTTTTACCCCAAACAGTACCTCAACGGGAAAGACCACCTCTTCCAATTAATGAATCCCAAAAACAACCAACAGCAAAAATTGAACGAGGCGCTTGGCAAGAAGCAAGAGTTCAAATTGCAACGACTGCTCCTACTTTAGAGAGCCACGACATGCCTGTTTGGGATGTTTTTGCTTCCATTCTTGGCGAAGCTGATTCTTCTCGCTTAACTCGTATTTTACGAGACGAACTTCAACTGATTACAAGCATTGATTGTTCTTGTTATACTCCAAAATACCCAACTGGCCTTTTAGGAATTGGATTTTTTGGAATGGCAAAAAATGCCATGCACGCTTTAAAAATTATTGTTCAAGAAATTCGCCGCCTGGCTGAAGTTCCTCCTACAAGAGAAGAATTAACTCGTGTGCTAAATACCTTAAAAGCCCAACGTATTTATTCGCGTGAAAGCATGGACGGTATTTCGCGTTGTGCGGGAATGAGTTTACAAACATCTCAAAAATTAGAATTTGAAAATTTGTATATGGAATCTGTCTCTAAAGTAACTACAGAACAAATCCGCTTAACTGCACAAAAAGTAATGAGTCAACTTGAAGCAGGTAACTTTCATATTTCCGTTGCTCTTGCAAAAGAATCTTTACCAGAAATAACAGAAAAAGATTTTATTGATTCTGTTTTTCATGCTGTAAAAATGACTCATCATAATGAAGAGCCTCTAGAAGCAAGTTTACAAAAAAGCAATAGCCCAAATTATTCTAAAGAAAGTTGGATTGCTCTATATGACAGAAAAACATCTGAACTAAATGCCGATGTAAAACAAATTAAAATTCAACTTCCTTTTGGTAAAACATTAAAAATTAATTATCGACTTTCAAAAAGACTTCCCGTAACAAGCGGTATGCTTTTATTAAAGGGTGGTCTCATGAATGAGCCAAAAAATAAAAATGGTGTTAGCGGTCTTATGGCTAGCATGTTAACAAGAGGAACTCAAAGACAAAATTATCGAAAATTTATTGAAGAACTTGAAGATAACGCTTCTAGTATTAGTGCATTTTCTTCTCGTGATCTCTTTGGAATGCGATTTGATTCCATTAGTGAAAATAGTTTAAGAACCGCTCAAATGCTTTTGGATTGTTTCTTTAGACCTGAGTTTTCACAATCTGAATGGCAAAGAACATATAAAGAAACAATTGAAGTTTTAATTGCTCAAAAAGATAGCCCTGCAGCGCGTCTTGCTAGAGTTTCACAGCCTTTATTATTTCCAAATCACCCTTATGCACTTTCGGGTATAGGTTCTGAAAAATCTTTAGAAAACGTAACAAAAGAAGATGCTCAAGAATTTTGGTCGCAACTTTTTCATGCAAAAGAATTTGTTTTTTCTGTTGCTGGTGATTTTGATTTACGTTCCTTTGTGAATTTAATTGAATCTGAATTTAAAACTTTCTTTGATTCTGAATATGAAAATAAATTACTTGAAAAACAATTTGAACCTCAATTTCCTGTTCAAAATGATCCTCTTGTTGGATTTGATGAACTTGAAAGGGAACAGGCACATATTACAGTTTCATTTCGATCCTACCCAATTTCAGATTCCAGAAGAACGGCGCTAGAACTTGGTGCGAATATTCTAGCAGGTCAAGGAGGTAGATTATTTCTTGATTTAAGAGATAAAAAATCCCTTGCCTATACTGTAAGTGCTTCACAATCTCCTAATGTTTTAGCAGGTGTTTTTACCGCCTATATTGCGACAGCTTCACACAAAGCAAAAGAGGCCATTGAAGGAATTAAGCTTCATATAGAACGTTTAGCCACAGAACCACCTACAGAAGATGAATTAAAGCGCGCACAAAGATCGGTCCTTGGATCTCAAAGCATAGAGTCTCAGCACCATAACTACCAAGCTTCTCAGTTAGCAATGAGTGATGTTTATGGTCTTGAATTTGATAATTTTCTTCGTTTTTCCGAACGTGTCAATGCAGTTACTCCTGAAATGATAAGTAACGTGCTAAAATCTTTATTAAGTGAAAATCCTCCTATTATTTCGATTGTAGGCCCTCGGGAAACTTGGACTCCAAAAAACGACGATCCTGTTTTAAAATGGGATATAAATTAA
- the gltX gene encoding glutamate--tRNA ligase: MLQTNKEVRVRIAPSPTGDPHIGTAYIALFNYVFTKKNNGKFIIRIEDTDQKRYRSDSEAMILDALKWVGIQWDEGPDIGGPYAPYKQSERKEIYREYAESLIHKGHAYRCFCTTQRLDILRKSQQAQKLPPGYDRLCRDLPQQDVEQKLAEGIPHVIRMKMPTIGKTSFRDTLRGNIEFDNDGVDDQVLLKTDGFPTYHLAVVVDDNLMKITHVIRGEEWISSTPKHIMLYEMFGWDKPEFCHLPLLRNADKSKISKRKNPTSINYYRRKGILPETLRNFLALMGWNFGDNVEKFTTQEMIEGFTWERMTLGGPVFDLKKLSWLNGQYLKLESNEKWLSNLKNVVFNDEYLLKIIPLIKERVEKFEDFIDNTAFFFQGDLNYTNAPLVPKGRTATEIAGYLNDLVLKLDICENWNHNEIHQIFNQYLTEKELKPKDVFMPMRVAVTGSKETPPLFECIEVLGKDIVQRRVRLAIDFLKTMKE, from the coding sequence ATGTTGCAAACAAATAAAGAAGTAAGAGTTCGAATTGCCCCAAGCCCAACAGGCGATCCCCATATTGGAACTGCTTATATCGCCTTATTCAATTATGTATTTACTAAAAAAAATAATGGAAAATTTATTATCCGCATTGAAGATACCGATCAAAAAAGATACCGCTCCGATAGTGAAGCGATGATCCTTGATGCCCTAAAATGGGTGGGTATTCAATGGGACGAAGGCCCTGATATTGGTGGTCCCTATGCTCCTTATAAACAAAGTGAAAGAAAAGAAATATATAGAGAATATGCAGAATCTCTCATTCATAAAGGGCATGCTTACCGTTGTTTTTGTACAACACAAAGATTAGATATTTTAAGAAAATCACAACAAGCACAAAAATTACCGCCTGGTTATGATCGCTTATGTCGTGACCTACCTCAACAAGATGTCGAACAAAAACTTGCTGAAGGCATCCCTCATGTCATTCGCATGAAAATGCCGACAATTGGCAAAACATCTTTTAGAGATACATTACGCGGCAATATTGAATTTGATAATGATGGTGTTGACGATCAAGTTCTTCTAAAAACAGATGGATTTCCAACGTATCATCTTGCCGTTGTTGTAGATGATAATTTAATGAAAATCACTCATGTTATTCGTGGAGAAGAATGGATTTCTTCTACTCCAAAACACATTATGCTTTATGAAATGTTTGGCTGGGATAAACCAGAGTTTTGTCACCTTCCTTTGTTACGTAATGCAGATAAATCAAAAATATCAAAACGGAAAAATCCTACTTCAATAAATTATTATAGACGTAAAGGAATTTTACCTGAAACCCTTAGAAACTTTTTAGCGCTAATGGGATGGAACTTTGGGGATAATGTTGAAAAATTTACCACACAAGAAATGATTGAAGGATTTACTTGGGAAAGAATGACTCTTGGTGGTCCTGTATTTGATCTTAAAAAATTATCTTGGTTAAACGGACAATATTTAAAACTAGAAAGTAACGAAAAATGGCTTTCTAATTTAAAAAATGTTGTTTTTAATGATGAATATTTATTAAAAATAATTCCACTTATTAAAGAGCGCGTTGAAAAATTTGAAGATTTTATAGATAATACGGCTTTCTTTTTTCAAGGAGATTTAAATTACACAAATGCTCCTCTTGTTCCAAAAGGAAGAACTGCTACAGAAATCGCAGGTTATTTAAATGACCTTGTCCTTAAACTTGATATTTGTGAGAATTGGAATCACAATGAAATACATCAAATTTTTAATCAGTATTTAACTGAAAAGGAATTAAAGCCTAAAGATGTATTTATGCCTATGAGAGTTGCTGTAACAGGAAGTAAAGAAACACCACCACTTTTTGAATGCATCGAAGTTTTAGGAAAAGATATTGTACAAAGAAGAGTACGACTTGCAATTGATTTTTTAAAAACAATGAAAGAGTAA
- a CDS encoding follicular epithelium yolk protein subunit, producing the protein MTILISAIAGLNLASSNVSTQGSEFHVITEQERKTFQINDIQLKNAVSRAFGQAPTDAFVKSSDSWPNKNWADLYSRYNWPQVTTVLQVENAKIIDISSKPVIIASRFFQNKSTKPATFTANITENVANTIESNWNSSQSITTGLSFTEKVEIGIEGIGKGGFESTQSFSMSDTWGKGGSSSQTTTVGSSSGLSIPLNPGEAVTAQLIATRGSMKVRVQYKVYLTGATAINYERTYQGHHFWALPIQNVMGSAGIPNYQIVTQDIEVGYYSDASVIVQDSYGVTKAFVPAVVTQ; encoded by the coding sequence ATGACAATTTTAATTTCAGCAATTGCCGGTTTAAATTTAGCATCTTCTAATGTTTCAACTCAAGGTAGTGAGTTTCATGTAATTACGGAGCAAGAAAGAAAGACTTTTCAAATAAATGATATTCAATTAAAAAATGCTGTTTCAAGGGCATTTGGACAAGCTCCAACGGATGCTTTTGTAAAAAGCTCTGATTCGTGGCCAAACAAAAATTGGGCTGATTTATATTCAAGATATAACTGGCCTCAAGTAACAACAGTACTTCAAGTAGAAAATGCAAAAATAATAGATATTTCTTCTAAACCTGTCATCATTGCATCTCGATTTTTTCAAAATAAATCAACAAAACCTGCTACATTTACAGCAAATATTACTGAAAACGTAGCAAATACAATAGAAAGTAATTGGAATTCTTCGCAATCAATTACAACAGGCTTGTCTTTCACAGAAAAAGTTGAAATTGGCATTGAAGGCATAGGTAAAGGAGGATTTGAATCAACACAATCTTTCAGTATGTCAGATACTTGGGGTAAAGGCGGTTCCTCTAGCCAAACGACAACAGTGGGCTCATCATCAGGACTTTCAATTCCTTTAAATCCCGGAGAAGCTGTTACTGCTCAGCTCATAGCTACCCGCGGATCTATGAAAGTAAGAGTTCAATATAAAGTTTACTTAACTGGAGCAACTGCAATTAACTATGAAAGAACCTATCAAGGACACCACTTTTGGGCTCTTCCAATCCAAAATGTAATGGGTTCTGCAGGAATTCCAAATTATCAAATTGTAACACAAGATATTGAAGTGGGTTATTATTCAGACGCATCTGTTATTGTACAAGATAGCTATGGAGTAACAAAAGCATTTGTTCCTGCTGTTGTTACTCAATAA